A genomic window from Silene latifolia isolate original U9 population chromosome Y, ASM4854445v1, whole genome shotgun sequence includes:
- the LOC141629014 gene encoding uncharacterized protein LOC141629014: MDREWMFVDRLDSRYREGVEYFVRHAMNNAENVEQLFCPCVKCGNNEYVDAVELESHLLINGIDKSYTRWIWHGEDVLPTLCNNLRDDSDFEGEDFDENVDRVDNLINDLKKSAVDPSEIEMFDRLFGDAIKPFYPGSTFTRLSATLKLYSLKAKNGWSDKSFTTLLEFLGQMLPEGNELPKRTYDAKKILCPMGVDYVKIHACRNDCILFRKDYKELDKCPKCGSSRYKLPKKNSTNSKGVPVKVLWYLPIIPRFKRMFANLKEARNLIWHLWW, encoded by the coding sequence ATGGATCGCGAATGGATGTTTGTTGATCGTTTGGATTCAAGATATAGGGAAGGGGTGGAATATTTTGTTAGACATGCTATGAATAATGCAGAGAATGTGGAACAACTTTTCTGTCCATGTGTTAAATGTGGGAATAATGAGTATGTTGATGCGGTAGAATTGGAAAGTCACCTCCTAATTAATGGTATTGACAAGAGTTATACAAGGTGGATTTGGCATGGGGAGGATGTGCTGCCCACTTTGTGTAATAATTTAAGGGATGATAGCGACTTTGAGGGAGAGGATTTTGATGAAAATGTTGATCGAGTAGACAATCTTATAAATGATTTGAAAAAATCCGCTGTAGACCCAAGTGAAATTGAGATGTTTGATAGGCTGTTTGGTGATGCAATAAAACCCTTCTACCCTGGTTCAACTTTCACACGCCTATCAGCAACTTTAAAATTGTATAGTTTAAAGGCTAAAAATGGATGGAGTGATAAAAGTTTCACAACTTTGCTTGAGTTTTTGGGTCAGATGTTACCGGAAGGCAATGAACTCCCTAAGCGTACGTATGATGCTAAGAAAATTTTGTGTCCAATGGGAGTTGATTATgtaaaaatacatgcatgtcgtAACGATTGCATTTTGTTTCGGAAAGATTATAAAGAATTAGACAAATGTCCAAAGTGTGGGAGTTCACGTTATAAGTTGCCGAAAAAGAATTCCACAAATAGTAAAGGTGTCCCAGTTAAAGTCTTGTGGTATCTTCCCATTATCCCAAGATTTAAAAGAATGTTTGCAAATTTAAAAGAGGCGAGAAACTTAATTTGGCATCTTTGGTGGTGA